Proteins encoded together in one Urocitellus parryii isolate mUroPar1 chromosome 3, mUroPar1.hap1, whole genome shotgun sequence window:
- the LOC144253585 gene encoding olfactory receptor 7G2-like has protein sequence MEPRNHTAVSEFLLLGLTDDPALQPLIFSLFLSMYLVTILGNLLIILAVSSDPHLHTPMYFFLSNLSLTDICVSTTTIPKMLVNIQAHTQSISYSGCLSQLCFVLIFGGLENCLLAVMAYDRYVAICHPLRYMVIMNPRLCVLLVLLSLLVTTVNALLHTLMVLRLSFCTALEIPHFFCELTQVITLSCSDTLINNLLVFWGTSLFAGVPVSGIIFSYARIVSSILRIPSVGGRYKAFSTCGSHLSVVSLFYGTGFGVYMSSAVTDSSIKNVVASMMYMVVPQMLNPFIYSLRNREIKGALGRLFTGSPSSL, from the coding sequence ATGGAACCCAGAAACCACACAGCTGTTTCAGAATTCCTTCTCCTGGGACTGACAGACgacccagccctgcagcccctcATCTTCAGcctgttcctgtccatgtacctggtcaccatcctggggaacctgctcatcatcctggccgtcagctctgacccccacctccacacccccatgtacttcttcctctccaacctgtccctCACTGACATCTGTGTAAGCACAACCaccatccccaagatgctggtgaacatccaaGCACACACTCAGAGCATCAGTTACTcaggctgcctctcccagctCTGCTTTGTCTTGATCTTTGGTGGCTTAGAAAATTGCCTCCTTgcagtgatggcctatgaccgctatgtggccatttgtCACCCTCTGAGGTATATGGTCATCATGAATCCCCGCCTCTGTGTCCTGCTGGTTCTACTCTCCCTGCTGGTCACTACTGTGAATGCCCTTCTGCACACTCTGATGGTGCTGCGGCTGTCCTTCTGCACAGCCCTGGAGATCCcccacttcttctgtgaactgACTCAAGTCATCACACTCTCCTGTTCTGACACCCTCATCAATAACTTGCTGGTATTTTGGGGAACAAGCCTATTTGCTGGTGTCCCTGTCTCTGGGATTATTTTCTCTTATGCTCGAATTGTCTCCTCTATTTTGAGGATCCCATCAGTGGGTGGAAGGTATAAAGCCTtttccacctgtgggtctcacctcTCGGTTGTGTCCTTATTCTATGGGACAGGTTTTGGAGTGTACATGAGTTCTGCAGTGACTGACTCTTCCATTAAGAATGTAGTGGCTTCAATGATGTACATGGTGGTCCCTCaaatgctgaaccccttcatctacagcttGAGGAACAGGGAAATAAAGGGAGCCCTGGGGCGCCTCTTCACTGGGTCACCCTCTTCTCTGTGA
- the LOC113198989 gene encoding olfactory receptor 7G2-like — protein MEPTNHTAVPEFLLLGLTEDPALQPLIFSLFLCIYLVTVLGNLLIILAISSDSQFHTPMYFFLSNLSLTDMCFSTITVPKMLVNIQRQSKTISYAGCLSQMGFVLIFAGLENSLLAAMAYDRYVAVCHPLRYMVIMKPHFCLLLIVLSLSISTVDALLHSLMVLRLSFCTDLEIPHFFCELAQVLKVACSDTFINNVLIYLAACIFGGVPLSGVIFSYTHIVISVLKLPSSEGKYKAFSTCGSHLSVVSLFYGTLLGVYISSLVTDSPRKTAVASVMYSVVPPMLNPFIYSLRNRDMKEALRKLIDRKAPLH, from the coding sequence ATGGAACCCACAAACCACACAGCTGTTCCAGAATTCCTTCTCCTGGGACTGACAGAagacccagccctgcagcccctcATCTTCAGCCTGTTTCTGTGCATATATCTCGTCACTGTgcttgggaacctgctcatcatcctggccatcTCCTCTGACTCCCAgttccacacccccatgtacttcttcctctccaacctgtccctCACTGACATGTGTTTCAGCACCATCACggtccccaagatgctggtgaacatccagagACAGAGCAAGACCATCAGTTACGCGGGCTGCCTCAGCCAGATGGGCTTTGTCCTGATTTTTGCTGGATTAGAAAACAGTCTCCTTGCTGCAATGGcttatgaccgctatgtggctgTCTGCCATCCACTCAGGTATATGGTCATCATGAAGCCCCACTTCTGTCTCCTGCTGATTGTGTTGTCCTTGTCCATCAGCACTGTGGACGCCCTGCTGCACAGTCTGATGGTGCTGAGGCTGTCCTTCTGCACAGACCTGGAGATCCCCCACTTTTTTTGTGAACTTGCTCAGGTGTTAAAGGTGGCCTGTTCCGACACCTTCATCAATAATGTCCTGATATATCTTGCAGCTTGCATATTTGGTGGTGTTCCTCTGTCTGGAGTCATTTTCTCTTATACTCATATTGTAATCTCTGTCTTAAAACTTCCATCATCAGAAGGGAAGTATAAAGCCTtttccacctgtgggtctcacctgTCTGTGGTCTCCTTGTTCTATGGAACATTGTTGGGTGTGTATATTAGCTCTTTAGTTACTGACTCCCCCAGGAAGACTGCAGTGGCTTCTGTGATGTACTCTGTGGTCCCTCCAATGCTGAACCCCTTTATCTACAGCCTGAGAAACAGGGACATGAAGGAGGCCTTGAGGAAACTCATTGATAGAAAAGCTCCCCTTCATTGA
- the LOC144253931 gene encoding olfactory receptor 7G2-like: protein MNTRNQTPVSEFLLLGLTDDPALQPLIFSLFLSMYLVTILGNLLIILAVSSDSHLHTPMYFFLSNLSFNDICLSTTTVPKMLVNIQAQNQHISYTGCLSQVCFVLIFIVLENCLLTVMAYDRYVAICYPLRYNVIMNPFLCVLLILLSLLISSVNALLHTLMVLRLSFCTALKFPHFFCELAQVIKLACSDTLINNLLVYLVTGLLAVTSISGIIFSYTHIVSSVLRMPSSGGKYKAFSTCGSHLSVVSLFYGTGFGVYISSAVTDSPRNSAVASVMYTVVSQMLNPFIYSLRNRDMKGALRKLIGRLTHSVVIVFSDEVILNILL from the exons ATGAACACTAGAAACCAAACACCTGTTTCAGAATTTCTTCTCCTAGGACTGACAGAtgacccagccctgcagcccctcATCTTCAGcctgttcctgtccatgtacctggtcacaatcctggggaacctgctcatcatcctggccgtcagctctgactcccacctccacacccccatgtacttcttcctctccaacctgtccttcaATGACATCTGTTTAAGCACCACCACcgtccccaagatgctggtgaacatccaaGCACAGAATCAGCACATCTCCTACACAGGCTGCCTCTCCCAGGTCTGCTTTgtcttgatttttattgttttagaaaattgTCTCCTAACAGTGATGGCCTACGATCGCTATGTGGCCATTTGTTACCCGCTGAGGTACAATGTCATCATGAACCCCTTCCTGTGTGTCCTGCTGATTCTACTCTCCCTGCTCATCAGCTCTGTGAACGCCCTCCTCCACACTCTGATGGTGCTGAGACTGTCCTTCTGCACAGCCCTGAAGTTCCcccacttcttctgtgaacttGCTCAGGTCATCAAACTGGCCTGTTCTGACACCCTCATCAATAACCTCCTGGTCTATCTGGTCACTGGTCTCCTTGCTGTTACTTCCATCTCTGGGATCATTTTCTCTTACACTCACATTGTGTCCTCTGTCTTGAGGATGCCATCATCAGGAGGAAAGTATAAAGCCTtttccacctgtgggtctcacctgTCGGTTGTCTCCCTGTTCTATGGGACAGGTTTTGGGGTGTACATCAGCTCTGCAGTGACTGACTCCCCCAGAAATTCTGCAGTGGCCTcagtgatgtacactgtggtctCTCAAATGTTGAACCCCtttatctacagcctgaggaacagggacatgAAGGGGGCCTTGAGGAAGCTCATAGGAAG ACTGACACATTCTGTTGTAATTGTCTTTAGTGATGAAGTCATACTAAACATTTTGCTATGA